Proteins from one Oncorhynchus masou masou isolate Uvic2021 chromosome 12, UVic_Omas_1.1, whole genome shotgun sequence genomic window:
- the si:ch73-261i21.5 gene encoding zona pellucida-like domain-containing protein 1, whose amino-acid sequence MWRALMYQLALIPLVQAQNDYCRTHRTFREPANTDINVYCGTNRMELHILLCPVYFGGYNETLMSLNAQYFKGECRGTPDWTVDPPILKYNFSITEEAVSACNNKIKITQEVGSGLFADFSSVQFVNISGMINSLDPSAGTITYRQEMIYKFSCRYPLQYLVNNTEMTVSGVSLAVKDSNGSFISTLSMMLYSDRFYTTQLKVPEVGLTLKTRIFVEVKATNLTGRFNVLLDRCYATTSPYPVNSTYYDLFVGCNRDGQTVMGVNGQQQEARFSFEAFRFVQHKNRTLSTFYLHCSTRLCERSVCTSLQQNCTDISSRRKREVQDTSVTDTATVSSGPIRTQVDNGEQQPLTIHDHHSQKHRSLQGVAIAAGIVGALCISMVAFIAYWIIVPRTIGATEKRMLFTTKE is encoded by the exons ATGTGGCGGGCCCTCATGTATCAGCTTGCTCTGATTCCTCTCGTCCAGGCTCAAAATGACTACTGCAGAACACACCGTACATTCAGGGAGCCAG CCAACACTGACATTAACGTCTACTGTGGCACAAATCGCATGGAGCTCCATATCTTGCTATGTCCCGTCTACTTTGGTGGATACAATGAAACACTGATGTCCCTCAACGCTCAGTACTTCAAGGGAGAGTGCCGGGGGACACCCGATTGGACGGTCGACCCGCCTATTCTGAAATACAACTTCTCCATCACAGAGGAGGCGGTGTCCGCCTGCAACAACAAAATAAAG atCACTCAGGAGGTGGGTTCTGGGCTCTTTGCGGATTTCTCCAGCGTTCAGTTTGTCAACATCTCGGGCATGATCAACTCTCTGGACCCCAGTGCGGGAACGATCACCTACCGCCAGGAAATGATTTACAAATTCTCCTGCCGCTATCCACTCCAGTACTTGGTCAACAACACTGAGATGACCGT GTCTGGGGTGAGCCTCGCAGTCAAAGACAGCAATGGGAGTTTCATCAGTACCCTGAGTATGATGCTCTACTCG GACAGGTTCTACACAACCCAGCTCAAGGTCCCTGAGGTAGGCTTGACGTTGAAGACACGCATCTTTGTGGAGGTCAAGGCCACCAATCTCACTGGAAG GTTCAACGTGTTGTTGGACCGATGCTATGCCACAACCAGTCCTTACCCCGTCAACAGCACTTATTATGACCTCTTTGTTGG GTGTAACCGGGATGGCCAGACGGTGATGGGGGTGAATGGGCAACAGCAGGAAGCTCGTTTCTCGTTTGAGGCCTTCCGCTTCGTCCAGCACAAGAACAGGACGTTGTCCACTTTCTACCTGCACTGCTCTACCAGACTCTGTGAGAGGTCCGTCTGCACCTCCCTGCAACAG AACTGCACAGACATCAGCTCAAGGAGGAAGCGGGAGGTCCAGGACACGTCTGTGACCGACACAGCCACAGTCAGCTCCGGCCCCATCCGCACCCAAGTGGACAACGGTGAGCAACAACCACTGACCATTCATGACCATCATTCACA AAAACACAGATCCTTGCAAGGTGTTGCCATAGCAGCAGGGATTGTTGGCGCGCTCTGTATCTCCATGGTAGCCTTCATTGCGTACTGGATCATTGTGCCAAGGACCATTGGGGCCACAGAGAAGAGAATGCTCTTCACTACAAAAGAGTGA